One genomic segment of Francisella persica ATCC VR-331 includes these proteins:
- the folD gene encoding bifunctional methylenetetrahydrofolate dehydrogenase/methenyltetrahydrofolate cyclohydrolase FolD has product MILIDGKSLSKDLRERLANKVQEYKHNTAITPKLVAIIVGNDLASKTYVASKEKACAQVGIDSQVITLPEHTTESELLELINQLNNYCSVHAILVQLPLPAHINKNNVIYSIKPEKDVDGFHPTNVGRLQLRDKKCLESCTPKGIMTMLREYGIKTEGAYAVVVGASNVVGKPVSQLLLNAKATVTTCHRFTTDLKSHTTKADILIVAVGKPNFITSDMVKEGAVVIDVGINHVDGKIVGDVDFAAVKDKVVAITPVPGGVGPMTITELLYNTFQCCKEQNEESN; this is encoded by the coding sequence ATGATTTTAATCGATGGTAAGTCTCTCTCAAAGGATCTTAGAGAGAGATTAGCAAATAAAGTCCAAGAATATAAGCATAATACAGCAATAACTCCAAAACTGGTCGCAATAATTGTTGGTAATGACCTGGCGAGTAAGACATATGTTGCCTCGAAAGAAAAAGCTTGTGCCCAAGTTGGTATAGATTCACAAGTGATTACACTGCCAGAGCATACGACAGAATCAGAGCTTTTGGAGCTGATTAATCAGCTAAATAATTACTGTAGTGTTCATGCGATTTTAGTGCAGTTACCACTGCCAGCACATATCAACAAAAACAATGTGATATATAGTATAAAACCAGAAAAAGATGTTGATGGTTTTCATCCTACAAATGTTGGTAGGCTACAGCTTAGAGATAAAAAATGCCTAGAATCTTGTACACCTAAAGGTATCATGACTATGCTAAGAGAGTATGGTATAAAAACAGAAGGTGCCTATGCAGTAGTTGTTGGTGCAAGTAACGTTGTAGGTAAACCAGTATCACAGCTACTACTAAATGCTAAAGCTACTGTGACAACTTGTCATAGATTTACAACTGATCTTAAATCACATACTACAAAAGCAGATATCCTAATTGTTGCAGTTGGCAAGCCTAATTTTATCACATCTGATATGGTCAAAGAGGGTGCTGTAGTTATCGATGTTGGTATTAACCATGTTGATGGTAAGATAGTTGGTGATGTTGATTTTGCCGCTGTCAAAGATAAGGTCGTAGCAATTACTCCAGTACCTGGAGGGGTTGGACCAATGACAATTACTGAACTTTTATATAATACTTTTCAATGTTGCAAAGAGCAAAACGAGGAATCAAACTAA
- the purM gene encoding phosphoribosylformylglycinamidine cyclo-ligase, with product MAGLKYEDAGVNIEYGNQAIEMMKDHVKKTFTQDVLTGLGSFGSLYSLKNIINNYQDPVLVQSIDGVGTKTKIAIMCGKFENLGYDLFSAATNDIVVMGAKPITFLDYVAHDKLDHVIMEELIKGMSKACAECGVSLIGGETAEMPGVYQAGEIDMVGVITGIVDRDKIINGENIKEGDIIFGLSSSGLHTNGYSFARKLFFDVAANKHTDTYPELEGRTIGDVLLEPHINYTNIINDFLDNGVGIKGMAHITGGGFIENVPRVLPQGLGAEIVKDSFETPAIFKLMQRIGDISKFEMYRSFNMGIGMAIMASQDQFDKMQDLAKKHTNTKLYQIGKITNSGKVEII from the coding sequence ATGGCAGGCCTAAAATATGAAGATGCTGGTGTAAATATCGAATATGGCAATCAAGCTATAGAAATGATGAAGGATCATGTCAAAAAGACTTTTACCCAAGATGTTTTGACAGGCTTAGGTAGCTTTGGTTCTTTATATTCACTAAAAAATATCATAAACAACTATCAAGATCCTGTACTAGTACAGTCTATAGACGGGGTTGGTACTAAGACAAAAATTGCAATAATGTGTGGCAAGTTTGAGAATCTTGGTTATGATCTTTTCTCAGCAGCAACGAATGATATCGTTGTAATGGGCGCTAAGCCAATTACTTTTCTAGATTATGTCGCGCATGATAAGCTTGACCATGTGATTATGGAAGAACTTATTAAAGGAATGTCAAAAGCTTGTGCTGAGTGTGGTGTCTCTTTAATAGGTGGTGAGACAGCTGAGATGCCTGGAGTATATCAAGCTGGTGAGATTGATATGGTCGGTGTTATCACGGGTATAGTTGATAGAGATAAGATTATTAATGGTGAGAATATCAAAGAGGGTGATATTATCTTTGGTCTTAGCTCATCAGGACTGCATACAAATGGTTATTCTTTTGCACGTAAGCTATTTTTTGATGTAGCGGCTAACAAACATACTGATACCTATCCAGAGTTAGAGGGTAGAACTATTGGTGATGTGCTACTTGAGCCACATATTAACTACACTAATATTATTAATGATTTCTTGGATAATGGTGTTGGTATCAAAGGTATGGCACATATAACTGGCGGTGGGTTTATTGAGAATGTTCCACGCGTATTACCACAAGGATTAGGTGCTGAAATTGTCAAAGATAGTTTTGAAACGCCAGCTATTTTTAAGCTAATGCAGAGAATAGGCGATATTAGCAAGTTTGAAATGTATCGCTCATTTAATATGGGTATTGGTATGGCTATAATGGCTAGCCAAGATCAGTTTGACAAGATGCAAGATTTAGCTAAAAAGCATACTAATACAAAACTATATCAAATTGGTAAAATCACAAACTCAGGGAAGGTAGAAATTATCTAA
- the lpxE gene encoding lipid A 1-phosphatase LpxE, protein MLRQRLQANFQGFKDIFRKPKLHNDKLPTYLQLKYTFIPLLILVIFAYYNLDTPVENYIKRSMPSVVGVIFGKITDVGKAEYILIICGVIVLARLFSNSEKLSTSARTLFNKVSAHAGFILATVAISGILGQILKMIIGRARPKFFLEYGSHYFQHFHAPGYDFASMPSGHSITVGAMFIAFFYIFPKLRYLWYVLIVIFAGSRIIVGSHYPSDVIFGVVFGCYCTAYIYYWMKNREIT, encoded by the coding sequence ATGCTCAGACAAAGATTACAAGCAAATTTTCAAGGCTTCAAAGATATTTTTAGAAAACCAAAGCTACACAATGATAAATTGCCTACATATCTACAGTTAAAGTATACATTTATACCATTATTAATTTTGGTAATCTTTGCGTACTATAATTTAGATACACCGGTTGAGAACTATATCAAGCGTTCTATGCCAAGTGTTGTCGGTGTAATCTTTGGTAAAATTACTGATGTTGGTAAGGCAGAGTATATCTTGATAATTTGCGGCGTGATAGTGTTAGCACGTTTGTTTAGCAATAGTGAAAAATTATCTACTAGCGCTAGAACTTTATTTAATAAGGTATCAGCCCACGCTGGCTTTATATTAGCGACTGTAGCTATTAGTGGTATTTTGGGACAGATACTTAAGATGATAATAGGGCGAGCACGTCCTAAATTTTTCTTGGAGTATGGCTCACATTACTTTCAACATTTTCATGCACCAGGTTATGATTTTGCAAGTATGCCGTCAGGACACTCAATCACAGTTGGGGCGATGTTTATAGCATTTTTTTATATTTTCCCTAAACTAAGGTATCTTTGGTATGTGCTAATTGTTATATTTGCTGGTAGTAGAATCATAGTTGGTTCACATTACCCTAGCGATGTAATTTTTGGGGTTGTTTTTGGTTGCTACTGTACAGCATATATCTACTATTGGATGAAAAACAGAGAAATTACTTAG